The following proteins are co-located in the Manihot esculenta cultivar AM560-2 chromosome 9, M.esculenta_v8, whole genome shotgun sequence genome:
- the LOC110621948 gene encoding chloroplast stem-loop binding protein of 41 kDa b, chloroplastic: MASLVAIQQQAQPSFSILPSSLSDFNGTRLHTQLQCKRKVWQTRGALQVTASSSKNILVMGGTRFIGVFLSRLLVKEGHQVTLFTRGKAPITQQLPGESDQDFADFSSKILHLKGDRKDFDFVKSSLSAKGFDVVYDINGREADEVAPILDALPKLEQYIYCSSAGVYLKSDLLPHCETDAVDPKSRHKGKLETESLLESRDVNWTSIRPVYIYGPLNYNPVEEWFFHRLKAGRPIPIPNSGIQISQLGHVKDLATAFLQVLGNEKAYKEVFNISGEKYVTFDGLARACAKAAGFPEPEIIHYNPKEFDFGKKKAFPFRDQHFFASVDKAKHVLGWKPEFDLVEGLADSYNLDFGRGTYRKEADFSTDDLILGKSLVLQA, translated from the exons ATGGCAAGTTTAGTAGCAATCCAGCAGCAAGCTCAGCCCTCTTTCTCTATCCTCCCTTCTTCTTTGTCTGACTTCAATGGCACCAGACTTCACACTCAACTCCAG TGTAAAAGAAAGGTATGGCAAACAAGGGGAGCACTGCAGGTAACAGCATCAAGTTCCAAGAACATTCTTGTAATGGGAGGCACCAGATTCATTGGTGTGTTTTTATCTAGACTTCTTGTCAAAGAAGGTCATCAG GTGACCTTGTTTACCAGAGGTAAGGCACCAATTACTCAACAATTGCCAGGTGAATCAGATCAAGATTTTGCTGATTTTtcttccaag ATCTTACACTTGAAAGGAGATAGGAAGGACTTTGATTTTGTGAAATCCAGTCTCTCAGCTAAAGGCTTTGATGTTGTCTATGATATAAATG GACGCGAAGCAGATGAAGTTGCACCTATATTGGATGCTCTACCAAAACTAGAACA GTACATATACTGCTCTTCTGCCGGAGTTTACCTCAAATCTGATCTTTTACCACACTGTGAG ACAGATGCCGTTGATCCAAAGAGCAGGCACAAGGGAAAGCTTGAGACAGAGAGTTTACTAGAATCAAGAGATGTTAACTGGACTTCTATAAGGCCAGTCTACATATATGGGCCATTAAACTACAATCCTGTAGAAGAGTGGTTCTTTCACCGCCTGAAAGCAGGTCGCCCAATTCCAATTCCCAACTCAGGAATTCAAATTTCCCAACTTGGTCATGTGAAG GATTTGGCAACAGCTTTTTTACAAGTTCTTGGTAATGAAAAAGCATACAAGGAAGTATTTAACATATCAGGGGAAAAGTATGTAACTTTTGATGGTTTAGCAAGGGCATGTGCAAAG GCTGCTGGTTTTCCAGAACCTGAGATCATTCACTATAACCCCAAGGAATTCGACTTTGGTAAAAAGAAGGCATTCCCATTCCGCGACCAG CATTTCTTTGCATCTGTTGACAAGGCGAAACATGTTCTTGGATGGAAACCTGAATTTGACCTGGTAGAAGGCCTTGCAGATTCTTACAATCTAGACTTTGGTAGAGGAACATACAGGAAAGAGGCTGATTTCTCCACTGATGACTTGATTCTTGGTAAGAGTCTTGTTCTCCAGGCCTAG
- the LOC110622054 gene encoding AP-3 complex subunit mu isoform X1: MLQCIFLLSDSGEIMLEKQLTGHRVDRSICDWFWNQAISQGDSFKQQPVIASPTHYLFQILREGITFLACTQVEMPPLMAIEFLCRVADVLSDYLEGLNEDLIKDNFVIVYELLDEMIDNGFPLTTEPNILREMIAPPNIVSKMLSVVTGNSSNVSDTLPGATASCVPWRTTDIKYANNEVYVDLVEEMDAIINRDGALVKCEIYGEVKVNSHITGVPELTLSFTNPSILNDVRFHPCVRFRPWESHQILSFVPPDGQFKLMSYRVKKLKSIPIYVKPQLTSDAGTCRINLMVGIKNDPGKTIDSITVQFQLPPSILSADLTSNHGVVNILSNKMCTWSIDRIPKDRTPSLSGTMVLETGVERLHVFPIFQLGFRIQGVALSGLQIDKLELKVVPNRLYKGFRASTRGGLYEVRS, from the exons ATGCTGCAGTGTATATTTCTTCTCTCCGATTCTGG GGAGATAATGCTAGAGAAGCAGCTAACTGGGCACCGCGTGGACAGATCGATTTGTGATTGGTTTTGGAATCAAGCAATTTCTCAAGGTGATTCCTTTAAG CAACAACCGGTTATTGCTTCACCAACGCATTATCTCTTCCAAATTCTTCGTGAGGGGATCACTTTTTTAGCGTGTACCCAAGTTGAAATGCCACCTTTGATGGCCATTGAG TTCCTTTGCAGAGTAGCTGATGTTCTCTCAGATTACCTTGAAGGTTTGAATGAAGATCTGATAAAGGATAACTTCGTTATTGTGTATGAG CTTTTGGATGAGATGATAGACAATGGCTTCCCTCTGACCACAGAACCTAACATACTGAGAGAGATGATAGCTCCACCAAATATTGTTAGCAAAATGCTGAGTGTTGTTACTGGTAACAGTTCAAATGTAAGCGACACCCTTCCTGGTGCAACAGCTTCCTGTGTTCCATGGAGAACAACAGACATAAAATATGCTAACAATGAAGTGTATGTTGATCTTGTTGAAGAGATGGATGCAATTATAAACAG GGATGGGGCCTTGGTGAAGTGTGAAATATATGGTGAAGTTAAAGTGAACTCCCATATCACAGGTGTTCCTGAGTTGACTCTTTCATTTACAAACCCATCTATACTGAATGATGTGAGATTCCATCCCTGTGTTCGGTTTCGGCCTTGGGAGTCTCATCAGATCCTGTCGTTTGTGCCTCCTGATGGACAGTTTAAGCTCATGAGTTACAG ggttaaaaagttaaaaagcaTACCGATATATGTGAAGCCGCAACTTACATCTGATGCTGGCACATGTCGCATCAATCTGATGGTTGGAATTAAAAATGACCCTGGAAAGACGATTGACTCGATAACTGTACAGTTTCAACTGCCTCCTTCCATTTTATCAGCTGATCTGACTTCAAATCATGGAGTAGTAAATATCCTATCTAACAAG ATGTGCACTTGGTCAATCGATCGAATACCAAAAGATAGAACTCCATCATTGTCTGGAACAATGGTGCTTGAAACTGGAGTAGAGCGCCTTCATGTATTCCCCATATTTCAACTGGGTTTTAGGATTCAAGGTGTTGCCCTCTCAGGCCTGCAAATTGATAAACTGGAGCTGAAGGTTGTTCCTAATCGTCTTTATAAAGGGTTCCGAGCTTCGACACGAGGCGGACTATATGAAGTTAGGTCGTAG
- the LOC110622907 gene encoding galactinol synthase 2 has product MAPNLTTSTKTTTSLVKQASLSSRAYVTFLAGNGDYVKGVVGLAKGLRKVDSKYPLVVAILPDVPEEHRKILVSQGCIVKEIEPVYPPENQTQFAMAYYVINYSKLRIWEFVEYSKMIYLDGDIQVFENIDHLFELEDGYFYGVMDCFCEQTWSNSPQYKIGYCQQCPDRVQWPAELGPKPPLYFNAGMFVFEPNLSTYHDLLTTVKVTTPTLFAEQDFLNMFFRDKYRPIPPIYNLVLAMLWRHPENVELDKLKVVHYCAAGSKPWRYTGKDANMDREDIKMLVKKWWDIYNDESLDYKNTVGAAGGGGIEGGLQLPLAALSEGGVVHYISAPSAA; this is encoded by the exons ATGGCTCCAAATCTCACCACCTCCACCAAGACTACCACTTCTCTGGTTAAGCAAGCTAGTTTATCTAGCCGTGCCTATGTGACGTTCTTGGCTGGAAATGGTGACTATGTGAAAGGTGTTGTGGGGTTGGCCAAGGGGTTGAGAAAGGTTGATAGCAAGTACCCACTAGTGGTGGCCATTTTGCCAGATGTTCCAGAGGAGCACCGTAAGATTCTGGTGTCTCAAGGGTGCATAGTCAAGGAGATTGAACCTGTATACCCACCTGAGAACCAGACCCAATTTGCCATGGCTTATTATGTCATCAACTACTCCAAGCTTCGTATATGGGAG TTTGTGGAGTATAGCAAGATGATATATTTGGATGGTGACATCCAAGTGTTTGAGAATATAGACCACCTGTTTGAGTTGGAAGATGGCTACTTTTATGGTGTTATGGACTGCTTCTGTGAGCAGACATGGAGTAACTCTCCACAGTACAAGATTGGCTACTGCCAACAGTGCCCTGATAGGGTTCAGTGGCCTGCTGAGTTGGGTCCTAAACCTCCCCTATACTTCAATGCTGGCATGTTTGTTTTTGAGCCCAACCTGTCCACGTACCATGACCTGTTGACCACTGTCAAAGTCACCACTCCTACCCTCTTTGCTGAGCAA GATTTCCTGAACATGTTCTTCAGGGACAAATACAGGCCAATTCCTCCAATTTACAACCTTGTTTTGGCAATGCTCTGGCGCCATCCTGAGAACGTTGAACTTGACAAGCTCAAGGTTGTTCATTATTGTGCTGCT GGATCCAAGCCATGGAGGTATACTGGAAAAGATGCGAACATGGACAGAGAAGACATCAAGATGCTGGTAAAGAAATGGTGGGACATTTACAATGATGAGTCCTTGGACTACAAGAACACCGTGGgcgctgctggtggtggtggaatTGAAGGTGGTCTGCAACTACCCTTGGCTGCACTGTCGGAGGGTGGTGTTGTTCACTACATTAGCGCCCCATCTGCTGCCTAA
- the LOC110623727 gene encoding Golgi apparatus membrane protein-like protein ECHIDNA, which yields MDLNQPPGEDYANPRVCLFHVLFKATSLAFYILSALFIDNFVIIFVVTVLLAALDFWVVKNVSGRILVGLRWWNEIDDMGESVWKFESLDQESLARLNKKDSWLFWWTLYLTAVVWLVLGIFSLIRLQADYCLITGVCLTLSLANIIGFTKCRKDARKQIQQFASQTIASQVSSTIQSAFSVV from the exons ATGGATCTCAACCAG CCTCCTGGAGAGGATTATGCCAATCCAAGGGTGTGCTTATTTCACGTTCTCTTCAAG GCTACATCTTTGGCATTTTACATACTTTCTGCACTGTTTATTGATAATTTTGTCATCATTTTTGTGGTGACTGTTCTTCTTGCTGCTCTTGACTTTTGGGTGGTCAAGAATGTGAGTGGACGTATTTTAGTTGGTCTTAGGTGGTGGAATGAAATAGATGATATGGGGGAGAGCGTATGGAAATTTGAATCCCTTGATCAAGAG TCATTGGCCCGGCTGAACAAGAAGGATTCATGGTTGTTCTGGTGGACTCTTTACCTAACG GCTGTTGTCTGGTTAGTGCTTGGAATTTTCTCACTCATAAGGCTTCAAGCTGACTACTGCCTCATTACTGGAGTTTGTTTGACTCTCAGTCTAGCGAACATCATTGGCTTCACTAAATGCCGCAAAG ATGCCAGGAAGCAGATTCAGCAGTTTGCATCCCAAACCATTGCTTCTCAAGTCTCTTCTACTATTCAGTCAGCATTCAGTGTTGTGTGA
- the LOC110622054 gene encoding AP-3 complex subunit mu isoform X2 yields MPPLMAIEFLCRVADVLSDYLEGLNEDLIKDNFVIVYELLDEMIDNGFPLTTEPNILREMIAPPNIVSKMLSVVTGNSSNVSDTLPGATASCVPWRTTDIKYANNEVYVDLVEEMDAIINRDGALVKCEIYGEVKVNSHITGVPELTLSFTNPSILNDVRFHPCVRFRPWESHQILSFVPPDGQFKLMSYRVKKLKSIPIYVKPQLTSDAGTCRINLMVGIKNDPGKTIDSITVQFQLPPSILSADLTSNHGVVNILSNKMCTWSIDRIPKDRTPSLSGTMVLETGVERLHVFPIFQLGFRIQGVALSGLQIDKLELKVVPNRLYKGFRASTRGGLYEVRS; encoded by the exons ATGCCACCTTTGATGGCCATTGAG TTCCTTTGCAGAGTAGCTGATGTTCTCTCAGATTACCTTGAAGGTTTGAATGAAGATCTGATAAAGGATAACTTCGTTATTGTGTATGAG CTTTTGGATGAGATGATAGACAATGGCTTCCCTCTGACCACAGAACCTAACATACTGAGAGAGATGATAGCTCCACCAAATATTGTTAGCAAAATGCTGAGTGTTGTTACTGGTAACAGTTCAAATGTAAGCGACACCCTTCCTGGTGCAACAGCTTCCTGTGTTCCATGGAGAACAACAGACATAAAATATGCTAACAATGAAGTGTATGTTGATCTTGTTGAAGAGATGGATGCAATTATAAACAG GGATGGGGCCTTGGTGAAGTGTGAAATATATGGTGAAGTTAAAGTGAACTCCCATATCACAGGTGTTCCTGAGTTGACTCTTTCATTTACAAACCCATCTATACTGAATGATGTGAGATTCCATCCCTGTGTTCGGTTTCGGCCTTGGGAGTCTCATCAGATCCTGTCGTTTGTGCCTCCTGATGGACAGTTTAAGCTCATGAGTTACAG ggttaaaaagttaaaaagcaTACCGATATATGTGAAGCCGCAACTTACATCTGATGCTGGCACATGTCGCATCAATCTGATGGTTGGAATTAAAAATGACCCTGGAAAGACGATTGACTCGATAACTGTACAGTTTCAACTGCCTCCTTCCATTTTATCAGCTGATCTGACTTCAAATCATGGAGTAGTAAATATCCTATCTAACAAG ATGTGCACTTGGTCAATCGATCGAATACCAAAAGATAGAACTCCATCATTGTCTGGAACAATGGTGCTTGAAACTGGAGTAGAGCGCCTTCATGTATTCCCCATATTTCAACTGGGTTTTAGGATTCAAGGTGTTGCCCTCTCAGGCCTGCAAATTGATAAACTGGAGCTGAAGGTTGTTCCTAATCGTCTTTATAAAGGGTTCCGAGCTTCGACACGAGGCGGACTATATGAAGTTAGGTCGTAG